The Planctellipticum variicoloris DNA window AGGCGGTGATCGGGTAGAGCGTCACGCCGTCGTCCAGCCATTCATAGACGACGTCGATAATCGATCCGTCAATTGCGAAGCCCGTCTGAACTCTCCGGCTCGATGTTCGGCTCCGACGCTCCGGGCCGAGCGGGTTTTCGAGGGCATGCTCGACGTCTTCGGGTGTCAGATCGTGCCGAGCGATGTGATCAACATTGCTCTGATCTTCGCTGTCGGCATCGTCCGGAAAAACCCAGAACACGTCGAACCACGTCATCGCAGTCCCTCTGCCGGAGATTGTCAAATAATATAGTGTGCTGTCATTAAAGACAATTGGTGATCCGGAAGATTCTGCGGCGGTCACTGAAAGTCTCGACCGCGACGCGCACGCCGGACCAGACGAAGACGCCACTTCCCAGCTCAAATCCCCGCCCCGGCATCGACGGAAAACGGAAACGTCGCGTCCATATCGAGCGCCGGCTCCGCCACCGTGCATTGCCCGACGACGCGCGCCGGGACGCCCGCCACCGTCGTGTGGGGCGGGACATCTCTGAGCACCACGCTGCCGGCGGCGACCTTGGCTCCCATCCCGACCTCGATGTTCCCCAGAATCTTGGCGCCCGCGCCGATGAGGACGCCGCGGCGGACCTTCGGGTGCCGGTCGCCCCGCTCTTTGCCCGTGCCCCCGAGCGTGACTTCGTGCAGCAGCGAGACGTGGTCTTCGACAACCGCGGTCTCGCCGATCACAACGCCCGTCGCATGGTCGATGATCACCCCCTGGCCGATCCGGGCCGCCGGGTGGATGTCGACGCCGAACACTTCCGAAACCCGATTCTGCAGATGCGCCGCCAGGGCGTGCCGTTCGCGGCTCCAGAGGGCGTGAGCGACCCGGTGCGTCTGCAGCGAGTGAAAGCCTTTGTAGTACAAGAACGGCTGCGCATAGCCACGCGCCGCGGGGTCGCGCGTCCGCGCCGCGAGGAGATCGGCGCGGATCGAATTGCGAATGGAGCCATCGTCGGCCAGCGCGTCGTAAATCAGATCGCGCAGCAGGATTGCCGGCAGTTCGGCAGACTGCAGCTTGTTCGCCAGAATCACGCTGAGCCCCTCCTCCAGGGTCGCGTGTCTCAGCACAGCGGCGTACAGGAAGCTCACCAGTAAGGGCTCCCGTTCGGCCTCCTCCCGGGCTTCGGATTGAATCTGCCTCCAGATCGGATCATCGCCGCTGGCAACAAGGTCTTCGGTCAGATCGTCCATCACGGAGTTCCGTCAGCCTGGAGTCGTCGGGGACGAGCAGCTCTCGTCTGAACGCCGCCGCAGTCTACGCAGCCTGAACGCGGCCCGCCAGAAATCACCGCCGCATGTCCCGGCGGCTTGTGATGTCGCAGCCGTCGGCGACGCCATTCGTGTACGCGGGTGGTGCATCTCTGCATTGCAGCACAGTGGCGTTGCCGAAAGACAACGCGTGAGTGTGTCCGGGAGCCTGTCTCCAGCATGAGATTTCCGGGAATCCATCAAGATGTTGCTGTTCGACCCGAGGGAACGTGTCGTACAATTTCTGATTGCCGGTGGCGTTCGTCACTTGGGTCAGACGCGCGCCGACGGCGTTGCAGCGTTCGTATTACCATCAGCCCTGATCGGGGTTCCCCGCGTATGGCAGTCCAGTTTTCGACGTTTGCGGTCGGCGGATTTCCGCTCAGCCGCTCTCTTCTGGCGGTCTGGCTGATCGCGTCCGTCGTTGCCGTTCCAGCCGCCGTCGAGGCCCAGTCCCGTGGTCCGGTCGCCCGCGGCAAGAAGAAGCCCCCCGAGCCGGCGCCAGCCATTCCCGTCCGCAAAGTGGTGATCGCCAAGGTCGACCCGGCGACGCGCAAAGCGGCCCAGGCCTCGGCCGCAAAGATCGACCAGCTCGTCGACCAGAGTCTGCGGAAGCACAAAGTCGAGCCGAATCCGCTCTGCAGCGACGAAGCCTTCGCCCGCCGGGCCTACCTGGACATCACCGGAGCGATTCCGACCTATCAGGAAGTGCAGCGATTTCTCGTCGCCAAGGACGCGGACAAGCGAGCCCGTCTGATCGACAACCTGCTCAATACCGACGGCTACGCGAGCCACTACTACAACTTCTGGGCCGACATCCTCCGCCTGAATGAGCGTCTGACGAACAACGCTCCCGGCCGGCCGTACTGCGAATGGGTCCGCGAGTCGCTGGAGACGAACAAGCCTTACGACAAGTTCGTTTCGGAGATGCTCACGGCGGAGGGGAAGGTGTGGGAGAATCCCGCGGCCGGGTACATCATCCGCGACTCGGGCATGCCCCTCGATGCGATGAACAACACGGTGCGGATTTTCCTCGGGACGCAGATCGGCTGCGCCCAGTGCCACAATCATCCGTTCGACCGCTGGACTCAGAAAGAGTTCTACGAAATGGCCGCCTTCACCTTCGGCACGCAGACGCGCCGCGGGGCAGGCGACAAGATGTTCGGCGGCGGCAACGTCGTCGCCCGGCTGCGGGACGACCTCAAGAAAATCGACGACAAATTCGACGGCGGCGGCAAGTACAACCGCTTCCTGC harbors:
- the cysE gene encoding serine O-acetyltransferase, whose amino-acid sequence is MDDLTEDLVASGDDPIWRQIQSEAREEAEREPLLVSFLYAAVLRHATLEEGLSVILANKLQSAELPAILLRDLIYDALADDGSIRNSIRADLLAARTRDPAARGYAQPFLYYKGFHSLQTHRVAHALWSRERHALAAHLQNRVSEVFGVDIHPAARIGQGVIIDHATGVVIGETAVVEDHVSLLHEVTLGGTGKERGDRHPKVRRGVLIGAGAKILGNIEVGMGAKVAAGSVVLRDVPPHTTVAGVPARVVGQCTVAEPALDMDATFPFSVDAGAGI